A window of the Arcobacter sp. F155 genome harbors these coding sequences:
- a CDS encoding ABC transporter ATP-binding protein, giving the protein MVNNEILLDIKDLHVSYGAISAIKGINIQVRRGEVVTILGANGAGKTTTLRTISGLLKAKQGSIIFDKNDITSTPAHDIVSLGMSHSPEGRRVFGTLTVEENLMMGAYTLKDHDKETLQWIYDILPRLKERRKQLAGTLSGGEQQMLAIGRAIMSKPKLLILDEPSLGLAPILIKAIFKAVKEIAQSGVTVLLVEQNAKAALKLADRAYVLEVGHITHEGTSEELLNSEKIQEAYLGKKH; this is encoded by the coding sequence ATGGTAAATAATGAGATTTTATTAGATATAAAAGACCTTCACGTTTCATATGGAGCTATTTCTGCAATTAAGGGAATTAATATTCAAGTAAGACGTGGAGAAGTTGTAACAATCTTAGGTGCAAATGGTGCTGGAAAAACTACAACTTTAAGAACAATCTCTGGCTTACTAAAAGCAAAACAAGGTAGTATTATCTTTGATAAAAATGATATTACTAGTACTCCTGCTCATGATATAGTAAGTTTAGGTATGTCTCACTCTCCTGAAGGAAGAAGAGTTTTTGGAACACTTACTGTTGAAGAGAACTTGATGATGGGTGCATATACACTTAAAGACCACGACAAAGAGACATTACAGTGGATTTATGACATCTTACCAAGACTAAAAGAGAGAAGAAAACAGCTTGCTGGTACTCTTTCTGGTGGTGAGCAACAAATGCTTGCAATAGGACGTGCTATTATGTCAAAACCAAAGCTTTTAATTCTTGATGAGCCTTCACTTGGACTTGCACCTATTTTAATTAAAGCAATTTTTAAAGCAGTAAAAGAGATTGCACAAAGTGGTGTAACTGTTTTATTAGTAGAACAAAATGCGAAGGCTGCATTGAAGTTAGCTGATAGAGCTTATGTTTTAGAAGTGGGTCATATTACCCATGAGGGAACATCTGAAGAGTTATTAAACTCAGAGAAAATCCAAGAAGCTTATCTTGGTAAAAAACACTAA